The following are encoded together in the Bactrocera neohumeralis isolate Rockhampton chromosome 6, APGP_CSIRO_Bneo_wtdbg2-racon-allhic-juicebox.fasta_v2, whole genome shotgun sequence genome:
- the LOC126763102 gene encoding uncharacterized protein LOC126763102 yields MQLRRCIWTVLLVVILHITSTTPVPFRSDDYFYLEPDMDDDMDYMQSANLADDDYQPNDSESDYVMFPRSAETTTECETEPPKHVETHTPSTHGVVATTCVAIIPGQSAKHELHATEKQQTAPQSITTAPQPAATILQPTTAAPAAVTTTVAPQTTTTPATHTTTCTPEVETTTCIPEEESSGKKGGLRPVEATTCMSLKSLVGGAGNGSYDGILMPPSEVFPPVSLTEQEGKTRALHSLVQHLYVAQARVQLEAIEIKKAQAVANSAQQQLEEAANHVRSVTAALQNAQQEVASAAIRAQTAQLQLAAHDQLLFAARQDVDALSSQMVGLQAAEGIAVPTVKFDIGSLLDKLKQPLAAAERPTAVPPVLSMQEQAPPEPAPLYADYDYD; encoded by the exons ATGCAACTGAGGCGCTGCATATGGACTG TACTTCTGGTGGTGATTTTGCACATTACAAGTACAACTCCAGTACCGTTTCGTAgtgacgattatttttatttggaacCCGACATGGATGATGACATGGACTATATGCAGAGTGCCAATTTAGCTGACGACGACTATCAACCAAACGATTCTGAATCGGACTATGTTATGTTTCCGCGCTCAGCGGAGACGACGACAGAATGTG AAACTGAACCGCCCAAGCATGTAGAAACACACACACCCAGCACGCATGGTGTAGTGGCAACTACCTGTGTGGCTATTATACCGGGACAATCGGCAAAACACGAACTGCACGCTACCGAAAAGCAACAAACAGCACCGCAAAGTATAACGACGGCGCCTCAACCGGCCGCAACGATTCTACAACCAACCACAGCAGCGCCAGCTGCAGTAACCACCACCGTTGCTCCACAAACCACGACAACTCCAGCCACGCATACGACGACATGTACGCCCGAAGTCGAGACGACAACGTGCATACCGGAGGAAGAGTCATCGGGAAAAAAAGGCGGCTTGCGTCCCGTCGAGGCGACCACCTGCATGTCGCTGAAGAGTCTGGTGGGTGGCGCTGGTAACGGTTCCTATGACGGCATACTAATGCCACCGTCTGAGGTTTTTCCACCCGTCTCGCTGACTGAGCAGGAGGGTAAAACTCGTGCGCTGCACTCACTTGTGCAACATCTGTATGTGGCGCAGGCGCGCGTCCAACTTGAAGCCATTGAAATCAAGAAGGCCCAAGCGGTCGCCAATTCGGCGCAGCAGCAGCTGGAGGAGGCCGCCAATCATGTGCGCAGCGTGACAGCGGCGCTGCAGAATGCTCAGCAAGAGGTCGCCTCGGCGGCCATACGCGCCCAAACGGCACAATTGCAGTTAGCCGCGCACGATCAACTGCTCTTTGCGGCGCGTCAAGATGTGGACGCGCTCTCCTCGCAAATGGTCGGTTTGCAGGCGGCGGAAGGTATTGCCGTGCCGACGGTGAAGTTCGATATCGGTAGCTTGTTGGATAAGTTGAAGCAACCGTTGGCAGCTGCGGAGCGGCCGACAGCGGTGCCGCCGGTGTTATCAATGCAAGAGCAGGCACCTCCCGAACCGGCGCCACTTTATGCTGACTATGATTACGATTAA